In Hermetia illucens chromosome 5, iHerIll2.2.curated.20191125, whole genome shotgun sequence, a single window of DNA contains:
- the LOC119657533 gene encoding TIP41-like protein: MAAVNKALDRASAQAPQTNERFIPTLPKEHESFKFHGWKISYTQSHILKSVCVDQCTEESGSPCELCVYERTLGLPHLPDMVFHKNVLRLEHESGAVLEFNPMDALKLVENGKMGPKVACAGEWRESRSPQHTEEKCKPFDWTFKTDYAGTINEKFQVEDVDMQLDFKKLARREEILFYTDITLFEDELHDNGIAKYSVKIRVMPSGYYILARYFLRLDKVMCMLNDARYHYEVENDYVLRECIARSEECDKMKFDVRIRLHDNNLQNPETLLPQVSRKTEKLKFQ, translated from the exons ATGGCCGCAGTGAACAAAGCACTAGATCGAGCTTCGGCACAAGCTCCTCAGACG AATGAAAGATTCATACCAACACTGCCCAAGGAACACGAAAGCTTTAAATTTCATGGTTGGAAGATTTCTTACACTCAGTCGCACATTCTGAAGAGTGTTTGTGTGGACCAATGCACGGAGGAAAGTGGAAGTCCTTGCGAGTTGTGTGT GTACGAACGGACCCTTGGTTTGCCTCACTTGCCCGACATGGTGTTCCATAAAAATGTGCTACGCCTGGAACACGAAAGTGGTGCTGTGCTGGAATTCAATCCTATGGACGCTCTCAAACTGGTCGAGAATGGAAAAATGGGCCCGAAGGTCGCTTGTGCCGGAGAGTGGAGGGAATCAAG ATCACCCCAACACACTGAAGAAAAATGCAAGCCTTTCGACTGGACATTCAAAACTGATTATGCGGGCACAATCAATGAGAAATTTCAGGTTGAAGACGTTGATATGCAGCTGGATTTCAAAAAGCTAGCGAGACGGGAGGAAATCTTGTTTTACACTGACATCACTCTATTCGAGGACGAACTCCACGATAATGGAATTGCCAAATATTCGGTTAAAATT AGGGTAATGCCGTCCGGATACTATATTCTCGCACGCTATTTCCTACGATTGGATAAAGTCATGTGTATGTTGAACGACGCCCGCTATCACTATGAAGTTGAAAATGACTACGTTCTGAGGGAATGTATTGCTCGTTCCGAGGAATGTGACAAAATGAAATTT GATGTGAGGATAAGGCTCCACGACAACAATCTTCAAAATCCAGAAACTTTGCTCCCTCAAGTCAGCAGGAAGACGGAAAAGTTGAAATTTCAGTGA
- the LOC119656590 gene encoding general transcription factor 3C polypeptide 1, which translates to MNQIFAGHFEDAIVDEIALEGLEGITLEGLWTRLAENLKAQLPLRWEICVQVWQFIVKLPRHFQFFSLPDPRPSLQIVNRFKLLCSDALDTQIQECPSRYYKYNQIEDGEIRGSCEFYKERVEIGHEEIKDLTLEEINAKWGSRFIIVGVQHLREQALILDTHVPSLPSALKVQPYCFLERIGRSRHYGEATIGKHSLLNICSESVIIFYIRNRLSSLNLIKKQHYYEKCQTGSVLHLTRFSTIQQPIQVIVLADAIRYLQSRNGIAEHGKLKSYLSKHYELSIRKFAQTSLFKRYIFSDKALYRDVYPDATKEEYEKKSNRKEERVLKVLKLIDANIKVDDIYEEEDAEDEETVKSFLSKENLYLDLSMTEQIYETVKSHGPEGISQTALAKFLGCRKLCMRRFIKKVTTLGLIGFYLKDEGRQRLRMYVAKKFLQPNVQLAEQSTNTKSSSSVVESPQVPAILTPPIPVKEEAAISSLEFTDKDEPDFRMTVKEHHYETGNPRRTELLTVKQKHRRDTVLEITRKFHIVDTIQLIRAIIDAEQNLGYADTICRKTLSKILTPLVELKLLKIYDVRLVWREYVKNMKLVCDAPINLEHKIMSDELLKLKDSFFSTITIKKRKSIQDASASLLNLLKKKKGVQRNVKDLSERVGAAKYIRAKLIHEILFHLVYTLKHDQKPITFTEAAKAWKEFDLSIDASELQHKLPEVFNTEVNWTMFLSPLPEYEDYPEGWICVKDFLLRIPLSLFVKIHRVGDHANLLIQEYLKHPIRRFFTIRGLPLEVRDYIHFDKSYVRTIEEILRLLGYMGLVQFGPRLHRETIYNYIYVNRHAILVDTTTSDPGYAKISDDREYAQLQFYFETPSDITEFWLTIQNICMGTKLGYRCKKDKSEKPIRLIMKPLPEVRIEEASQKDVGYIVGNGRGAAGLDWKLFAHKMRNWDLSYNANTKSVDVTKLRPKTRYTTQKMPQRGVRQVFVKRFKKHIVVKRVKKIIYDDVDKECLQRMDQLRVRWNEKEDRLLMICRVANSFLQGNAGQKATIAFTCRDILQWHLRSMQKSSRACQRRILYLMRNKANVNQVNSWLNELYQNEYVNRTYGASFFVELRKLYRSVDMFGAVARIYFVQLVCFLVQLLDKTSIRQSDIIPDTLQQFSLLYRKSYDNNTAIRHFDPTTIDEVNESTINLLIHSSVCSQRDKMLYNIQLFEIYRSYDEGLIERCFRKVRFVDQLVVTGKMISKQKFPLLGKQVCVSSIYRQQFFVLIPYTIFEQCHQSLDALLESCYRPGEQSQIKYTCVNSGASILIMELVSIPGIHFDIQTPKQVLKFDPNQIQSSTHMPDKVIDHFYILNDKQTQAEYAKEIPHSSTTQAKKIKFNVNVSVHKIAYNTYDIISRLSEAHIHFFCALQHLNSTISIEDLQQKPYNCPFRCILQDADYLTTISNLVAENATLISHLFKTRSKTDTSADIEDAEFVGPTVNLNGNNILFAANYIRNIVKKLSIDDQKKDLGYIRLQQRQPDILQLANDALRMDNEADGYVSDEEELLMERGEGNPRYQDFLVVNTPTLSINFEATDDQLLPYKEMQVPERLLPSFNKKQQVLDKAITDALWKYVEYSVDDLEKKMNAERFSEREQELTKQLLEFIEKSEFGVTVSKLIAQFPDEDSLLKGLTILRKLSFIKRVGVGSFMYVHKMKVRPWIIHSFHVKRLEREAMAGQHGITLAGMKRKHGVEVDNPEMPKEKKPKNDSAPSTSRSKRSLKPTSRYSSEAITHRNSTPTEKINMNMRPAPWVRVNGTLNRRVFDKWIGTLLLECTIRCSIPVKNLFMRFHQLHPVNIMLLLECLEELECIQLKRCISKTVNLFSEEDQIEVSEGNELTNPENMFVIVKPDALLRLSVFIGDKKYQIDF; encoded by the exons ATGAATCAAATTTTTGCAGGACACTTTGAGGATGCAATCGTTGATGAGATAGCCCTCGAAGGATTAGAAGGAATCACACTTGAAG GTCTCTGGACTCGCCTTGCTGAGAATCTGAAGGCACAGTTGCCTTTAAGATGGGAAATCTGCGTGCAGGTTTGGCAGTTCATAGTGAAACTGCCGCGCCATTTTCAGTTCTTCTCACTTCCTGATCCTCGCCCAAGTCTGCAGATAGTGAACAGGTTTAAGCTGCTGTGTTCGGACGCATTGGATACGCAA ATTCAAGAGTGCCCTTCACGATATTACAAATATAACCAAATAGAAGACGGTGAAATCAGAGGATCTTGTGAGTTCTACAAGGAGCGGGTTGAAATTGGTCACGAGGAAATTAAAGATCTGACTTTGGAAGAAATTAACGCTAA ATGGGGAAGCAGATTCATTATTGTTGGTGTTCAACATTTACGCGAACAAGCACTTATCCTCGACACACACGTGCCATCTTTACCAAGCGCGCTGAAAGTGCAACCTTATTGCTTTTTGGAAAGGATTGGAAGATCGCGACACTATGGCGAGGCAACTATTGGGAAACATTCTTTATTGAATATCTGCAGCGAATCGGTCATAATTTTCTATATTAG AAACCGTTTGAGTAGTTTGAATCTGATCAAGAAGCAGCACTACTACGAAAAGTGCCAAACAGGCAGTGTCCTCCACTTGACTCGGTTTTCCACAATACAGCAGCCTATCCAGGTGATCGTGCTGGCAGACGCAATTAGGTATTTGCAAAGTCGCAACGGTATTGCTGAACATGGCAAGTTAAAGTCCTATTTGAGCAAGCACTACGAACTTTCTATTAGGAAATTTGCGCAAACAAGTCTTTTCAAAAGATATATTTTCTCCGAT AAAGCCCTTTATCGTGATGTATATCCGGACGCGACCAAAGAGGAGTACGAGAAGAAAAGCAATCGCAAGGAGGAGAGAGTGCTGAAGGTGTTGAAGTTGATAGATGCCAATATAAAGGTGGACGATATATACGAAGAGGAGGACGCCGAGGACGAAGAAACGGTCAAGT CTTTCCTTTCAAAGGAGAATCTATACCTGGATTTATCCATGACTGAACAAATCTACGAGACAGTGAAATCACACGGTCCTGAAGGGATAAGTCAAACAGCTCTAGCCAAATTCTTAGGTTGTAGAAAGCTATGCATGCGGAGATTTATAAAGAAGGTGACGACCTTAGGACTAATCGGATTCTACTTGAAAGATGAAGGAAGGCAACGTTTGAGAAT GTATGTGGCAAAGAAATTCTTGCAACCAAATGTTCAGCTCGCGGAACAATCAACGAAtaccaaatcatcatcatctgtTGTTGAATCGCCG CAAGTGCCTGCAATCTTAACGCCTCCCATTCCGGTCAAAGAAGAGGCTGCGATATCTTCGCTCGAATTTACTGATAAAGACGAACCAGATTTCAGAATGACAGTGAAAGAGCATCACTACGAAACAGGCAATCCCAGACGTACGGAGTTACTAACAGTGAAGCAAAAGCATCGTCGTGACACAGTTCTAGAAATCACTCGGAAATTTCACATCGTTGATACGATTCAATTGATTCGCGCCATTATAGACGCTGAGCAGAACTTGGGCTATGCTGACACAATTTGTCGCAAAACGCTATCAAAAATCTTAACGCCATTGGTGGAgttaaaattgttgaaaatttatGACGTTCGATTGGTTTGGCGTGAATATGTTAAAAACATGAAGTTAGTATGTGATGCACCGATCAACCTGGAGCACAAAATAATGTCCGACGAGCTGCTGAAATTAAAAGATTCATTCTTTAGCACAATTACTATAAAAAAACGCAAAAGTATACAAGATGCATCGGCATCCCTTttgaatttgttgaaaaagaagaagggagtGCAGAGGAATGTAAAGGATCTGAGTGAACGTGTGGGAGCCGCGAAATATATCCGCGCCAAATTAATCCATGAAATACTTTTCCATTTGGTGTACACTTTGAAACATGACCAAAAACCAATCACATTTACAGAAGCGGCAAAAGCATGGAAGGAATTTGATTTATCCATAGATGCAAGCGAATTACAGCACAAACTGCCTGAAGTTTTCAATACGGAAGTCAACTGGACAATGTTTCTAAGCCCACTGCCTGAATATGAAGATTACCCCGAAGGCTGGATTTGCGTTAAGGACTTCTTACTTCGTATTCCCCTTTCCTTGTTCGTGAAAATTCATCGAGTTGGTGATCATGCAAACCTACTTATACAGGAATACCTGAAACACCCTATTCGACGCTTCTTTACTATTCGAGGTTTACCCCTTGAAGTTCGAGACTACATCCACTTTGACAAGTCTTACGTGCGCACCATTGAGGAGATTCTCAGGCTTCTTGGTTATATGGGCCTGGTTCAGTTCGGACCGCGTCTACACAGGGAAACCATTTACAATTACATATACGTAAATAGACATGCTATTCTTGTGGATACAACTACATCCGATCCTGGCTACGCGAAGATTTCGGATGATCGTGAATATGCCCAATTACAATTCTACTTTGAAACTCCATCAGATATAACGGAGTTTTGGTtaacaattcaaaatatatGCATGGGTACAAAATTAGGATATCGTTGCAAGAAGGACAAATCAGAGAAGCCTATCAGGCTTATCATGAAACCTCTGCCAGAAGTACGAATCGAGGAAGCGTCGCAAAAAGATGTGGGTTATATAGTAGGCAATGGCCGAGGTGCAGCGGGTTTAGACTGGAAACTTTTCGCGCATAAAATGAGAAACTGGGACTTGTCGTACAATGCGAACACGAAGAGCGTGGATGTCACAAAGCTGCGTCCAAAAACACGTTATACAACGCAAAAGATGCCTCAACGTGGCGTCCGACAAGTGTTTGTTAAGCGCTTCAAAAAACACATTGTAGTGAAGCGCGTGAAGAAAATCATCTATGACGATGTAGACAAAGAATGCTTGCAACGAATGGATCAACTTCGCGTTAGGTGGAATGAAAAAGAGGATCGATTGTTGATGATTTGCCGAGTGGCAAATAGTTTCCTTCAGGGAAATGCTGGACAAAAAGCTACGATTGCATTTACATGCCGGGACATTTTGCAATGGCATTTACGTTCAATGCAAAAGTCCTCAAGAGCATGTCAACGGCGTATTTTGTATTTGATGAGAAATAAGGCAAATGTAAACCAAGTGAATAGTTGGCTTAATGAATTATATCAAAATGAGTACGTAAACCGGACATATGGCGCGAGCTTCTTCGTTGAACTACGGAAACTCTACCGTTCTGTTGACATGTTTGGCGCAGTTGCCCGAATATACTTTGTTCAGCTTGTTTGCTTCCTCGTTCAACTTTTAGATAAAACCAGCATCCGGCAAAGTGACATTATTCCTGACACTTTACAGCAATTTAGCTTACTCTATCGCAAATCATACGACAACAATACTGCTATTCGGCACTTTGATCCGACAACTATTGACGAAGTGAATGAATCGACAATTAACCTTCTGATACACAGCTCCGTTTGCAGCCAACGGGACAAAATGCTGTATAATATACAACTGTTCGAAATCTACCGCTCTTACGACGAGGGACTAATTGAACGCTGCTTTCGGAAGGTTCGCTTTGTCGATCAGCTTGTGGTCACTGGAAAAATGATCTCAAAGCAAAAGTTCCCATTGCTTGGAAAACAAGTGTGCGTTTCTAGCATATATCGGCAGCAATTCTTCGTTCTGATTCCGTACACAATCTTTGAGCAATGCCATCAATCTTTGGATGCGCTACTTGAGAGCTGTTACCGCCCTGGAGAGCAGTCACAAATAAAGTATACGTGCGTTAATAGCGGGGCTTCGATTTTAATTATGGAACTAGTGTCGATCCCTGGAATTCATTTCGATATTCAAACTCCAAAACAAGTCTTAAAGTTCGATCCAAACCAAATACAAAGTTCAACGCACATGCCTGATAAAGTAATTGACCACTTTTACATTTTAAACGATAAACAAACCCAGGCGGAATACGCGAAAGAAATTCCACACAGCTCAACGACGCAGGCCAAAAAGATCAAATTCAATGTGAATGTATCAGTTCATAAGATCGCCTATAATACATACGACATAATTTCACGATTGTCCGAAGCGCACATTCACTTTTTTTGCGCTTTGCAGCATTTAAACTCAACTATTAGCATAGAAGACCTTCAGCAAAAGCCTTATAATTGTCCTTTCCGATGCATTCTACAGGATGCTGACTATCTTACAACAATTTCAAATCTCGTTGCCGAAAACGCTACATTAATAAGTCATCTTTTTAAAACTAGAAGTAAAACGGATACATCAGCAGATATCGAAGATGCAGAATTTGTTGGCCCCACGGTTAACTTGAATGGCAACAATATATTATTCGCTGCCAACTACATTCGAAACATTGTGAAAAAATTGTCGATTGATGACCAGAAAAAAGATTTGGGATATATTCGCTTACAGCAAAGACAGCCGGATATACTGCAATTGGCAAATGATGCTCTCCGAATGGACAACGAAGCAGACGGGTACGTTTCAGATGAGGAGGAATTACTCATGGAGCGTGGGGAAGGAAATCCCCGCTACCAGGATTTCTTAGTAGTAAATACGCCTACCTTATCAATTAACTTCGAAGCGACCGATGATCAACTCCTGCCTTACAAGGAAATGCAAGTTCCAGAGAGACTTTTACCGAGTTTCaacaagaaacaacaagttttagaTAAGGCTATCAC GGACGCTTTGTGGAAATACGTGGAGTATTCAGTGGATGActtagaaaagaaaatgaatgcaGAGAGATTTTCTGAGAGAGAACAAGAGCTCACAAAGCAATTACTGGAATTTATTGAAAAGTCTGAGTTTGGAGTGACGGTCTCAAAGCTGATT gcgcaatTTCCCGATGAAGACTCGCTTCTTAAAGGTCTGACAATATTACGAAAATTGAGCTTCATAAAGCGTGTGGGCGTTGGATCGTTTATGTATGTGCATAAAATGAAAGTCAGACCGTGGATTATTCACTCCTTCCATGTGAAAAGATTAGAAAGG GAAGCCATGGCTGGCCAACATGGAATTACCCTTGCTGGTATGAAACGAAAACATGGAGTTGAGGTCGATAATCCTGAAATGCCCAAGGAAAAGAAACCGAAAAATGATTCTGCGCCGTCCACATCACGGAGTAAACGTTCCTTGAAACCGACCTCTCGTTACAGCAGCGAAGCTATCACTCACAGGAATTCAACGCCAAC gGAGAAAATTAATATGAATATGCGCCCTGCTCCATGGGTCCGTGTCAACGGAACTCTGAATAGGCGAGTATTCGACAAATGGATCGGAACTTTATTGTTGGAGTGTACTATACGTTGTTCGATCCCAGTTAAGAATTTATTTATGAGATTTCACCAACTGCACCCGGTCAACATAATGTTATTGCTTGAGTGCTTAGAAGAGCTCGAATGTATCCAGTTGAAGCGATGTATTAGCAAGACTGTCaatctgttctcagaagaagatcAAATAGAAGTTT CGGAAGGGAATGAATTGACGAATCCCGAAAACATGTTTGTTATTGTAAAACCCGATGCACTGCTTCGGCTGTCGGTCTTCATCGGTGACAAGAAGTATCAAATAGACTTTTAA